From the Acidovorax sp. NCPPB 3576 genome, the window GCGATGCCGGCGAGCGGGAGCGCCAGGCCCTGGACGCGCTGCGCCGCCAGGGCTGGGCACCGGACTACCTCACGGTGCGGCGCCGCCACGACCTGCAACCGCCCGAGGCCGGCGGGCCGGCCGGTGCGGGCACGCTGGTGGCCCTGGGCGCCGCGCGGCTGGGCAGCACGCGGCTGATCGACAACCTGGAATTCTGAAGGGCGCGCGGCGCCGGGCGGGGCCTCGCCGCGAAGCCTGGCGGCCCGGCCTCTCCTGCACCGCCGGTAGGCTCGGGACTACGCGCGCAGGTGCCCACGCCGCACAGGAGCGCCCAGGGGTGGCCTTTAAGGTTGATCCATCGACCAACCACTTTTCAGGAGAACTTCCATGCCTGTCATCCTCTGGCTTCTCGGCGTCCCACTGTCCCTCGTGCTGCTGCTCATGCTCTTCGGCGTGCTCTGAGCATCACCCCCTGCAACCGGCAAAGAAGCCCGGTGGCAGAGCTTTCAAAGGCCCTTCAAGGCCGCGAGAGTTCCGCCACCGGGCTTCTGCCCATGAGCAGCGCCACCGCATCGCGCGGCGTTCTCTGCCCGTCCAGCAACGCCACCACCGCCTCGGTGATCGGCATGTCCACCTGCAGATGGCGCGCACGCGCCAGCACCGTCCTGGCGCTGTAGACGCCTTCGGCCACATGGCCGAGCGAATCCACCGCCTGGGCCAGCGTCAGCCCCTGCGCCAGGGCCTGGCCCACGCGCCGATTGCGCGACAGGTCGCCCGTCGCGGTCAGCACCAGATCGCCCAACCCGGACAAACCCATGAAGGTATCGGGCCGCGCACCCAGCGCCAGCCCCAGCCGCGTCATCTCGGCCAGGCCGCGCGTGATGAGGGCCGCACGGGCGTTCAGCCCCAGATCGAGCCCGTCGCACAGCCCCGTCGCGATGGCCAGCACGTTCTTCACCGCGCCGCCCACCTCCACGCCGACAATGTCGTCATTGGCGTACACCCGCAGCGTGGGGCCATGGAACGCCTCCACCAGCAGATCGCGCACGGCCGCGTGCGGGCTGGCCGCCACCAGGGCCGTCGGCTGGCCGCGGGCGGCCTCCTGCGCAAAGCTGGGGCCGCTCAGTGCCCCGCTGCGCAAGCCGGGGGCGACCTGCGCGCACACCTCGTGCCCCATCAGGCCCACGGCGCTGCCGCCCGGCGGGGCGGCCTCGAAGCCTTTGCACAGCCAGGCCACCGGCACGTCCAGGGCGCTCAGCGCCTGGAGCATGCCGCGCAGCGCGGACATGGGGGTCGCGACCACGACCAGATCGGCGCCGCACGCCAGCGACAACGGGTCGCCCGCGCTCAACGCCAGGGAAGAAGGGAGTTCGATGTCCGGCAGATACCGGGCGTTCTGCCGTGCGGCCTGCATGCCGGCCACCTGCTGCGCGTCGCGCGCCCACAGGGTCACGGCATGCGCGCAAGGGTGCGCTGCCGCGCTGACGGCCATAGCCGTGCCCCAGGCCCCGGCCCCCAAGACGACGATGTTCATTCGGTCGTGTGCCCGAGGTTCACGCGGGAGGCGCAACGGCCTCCCGGCGCTGCACGCTTACTGCGTGATGATGGGCGACGGCGCGGCGGAGGCCACCTGGGCCTGCTGCTGCTCGTACATGGCCTGGAAGTTGATTTCGGCCAGGTGCACGGGCGGGAAGCCGGCGCGCGTGATGGTGTCGGCCACGTTGCCGCGCAGGTAGGGGTACACGATCTGCGGGCAGGCGATGCCCATGATCGGACCCATCTGGTCTTCGGGGATGTTGCGGATCTCGAAGATGCCGGCTTGCTTGGCCTCGACCAGGAACACCGTCTTGTCCTTGATCTTGGTCTGCACCGTGGCGGTCACGGCCACTTCGAAAATGCCATCGGCCACCGGCGTGGCTTCCACGCCCAGCTGGATGTCCACGCTGGGCTGCTCCTGCTCCAGCAAGATCGCGGGCGAGTTGGGCTGCTCCAGGGACAAGTCCTTCAGGTACACGCGCTGGATCTGGAACACGGGATTTTCTTCGGTAGCCATGGTGTCGTTCTTTCAGTCAAAACACTATTCGACAAAACAAAGCCCGCTGGGAAACACTCCCGCAGCGGGCACTTGGGGCTGCATTATGCAGCGCCGTCGGGACAGGAAAAAGGCAGTTCAGGCATCGGCCTGGGCACCGCCGAGCAGCGGCATCAGACCGCCCCGGCCATCGAGCGCGACCAGATCGTCATGCCCGCCGACGTGCGTGTCGCCGATGAAGATCTGGGGCACGGTGCGGCGCCCGGTGATTTCCATCATGTGGCTGCGGGCCACGGGATCGAGGTCCACGCGGACTTCCTCGATCTCCTCCACGCCCTTGGACTTGAGGATCTGCTTGGCACGAACGCAGTAGGGGCAGACGGCGGTGGTGTACATCTTCACGGCTTGCATGGGAGGGCCTTCCTGCTCAAAAAATGGCTACACGGCACACATTGCGGCCAACTCAGGCCTTTTCAACGGGCATGCTGGCGTCTTTCCACGCCTTCAGCCCGCCCGCCAGCGCCTGGGCATTGTCGTAGCCCAGCTTTTTGGCGATGCCCACGGCGCGCTGGGCCCGCGGGCCCTTGGCGCAAACCAGCACGATCGGCAGGGCCTTGTTCTTGACCACCTGGGGCAGCCGCTCTTCCAGCTGGTTCAGGGGAATGTTCTTGGCGCCGCCCACGTGGCCCGCAGCGAACTCGTCGGGCTCGCACACGTCGATCACCACGCCCTTCTCGCGGTTGATGAGCTGCACGGCGCGTGCCGCCGTCAGCGAGCCGCCGGTGGCATCCTTGAGGAGCGGCACCAAAAGCATGCCGCCGGAGGCCAGCGCGATAAAGAACAAATACCAGTTGTCGATGATGAATTTCACGTCAGTCCTAGGGTTGGCAAACCGCTCAATTTTAGAATGCTGGATTTTGACCCGCCTGCTCTAGGGAAACCATGCACCAACTCGTCCTGATCCGCCACGGAGAATCCACCTGGAACCTCGAGAACCGCTTCACCGGCTGGACCGACGTCGATCTGACGCCCACGGGCGTGGAACAAGCCAAGAGCGCAGGCCGCCTGCTGAAGGCGGAAGGCTACGAATTCGACCTGGCCTACACCAGCATGCTCAAGCGCGCCACGCGCACGCTGTGGCACACGCTCGATGAGATGGACCGCACTTGGCTGCCGGTGCACCACAGCTGGCGCCTGAACGAGCGCCACTACGGCGCCCTACAGGGCCTGAACAAGGCCGACATGGCCAAGCAATACGGCGACGCGCAGGTGCTGGTGTGGCGCCGCAGCTACGACACGCCGCCGCCAGCGCTGGAAGCCACCGACCCGCGCAGCGAGCGGGGCGACCTGCGCTACGCCAGCCTGGCCCCCGAGCAGATCCCTCTGACGGAATGCCTCAAGGACACCGTCGAGCGCGTACTGCCGTTCTGGAACGAGTCCATGGCACCCGCCATCCGCGCCGGCAAGCGCATCGTCGTCGCCGCGCACGGCAACTCGATCCGCGCGCTCATCAAGTACCTGGACGGCATCTCGGACGACGACATCGTCGGCGTGAACATTCCGAACGGCATCCCCCTGGTCTACGAACTCGATGCGGACCTGAAACCCCTGCGCCACTACTACCTGGGCGATGCCGAAGCGGCGGCCAGGGCGGCAGCGGCGGTGACATCGCAAGGCAAGGCGTAAAGTCCGTGTAAAGGCGGCCCGCACAGCGCAAAAGTCGCTTCCAGCGCGGAACTGCAATGGGGGCAATCTTTCCAAGGTGTATATTGAAGCGGCAAAGGTGTTTTTAATGGGCCACAAACTGAAAATCGCAGGTTGGGTGTCGATCGGCGTCGTTGCCGGGGCACTGACCACCGTCTCACTGCAGACGGTGGCGCGCGGCGCGATGACGCCGCTGCCGCTCGAGGAAATCCAGCAGCTGTCCGCCGTGTTCGGTCTGGTAAAGACCGATTACGTCGAGCCGGTCGATGACAAGAAGCTCATCACCGACGCGATCTCGGGCATGGTGTCCAGCCTGGACCCGCACTCCCAGTATTTCGACAAGAAGTCCTTCAAGGAATTCCGCGAAGGCACTTCCGGCCGCTTCGTGGGCGTCGGGATCGAGATCACGCAGGAAGACGGGCTGATCAAGGTCGTCTCGCCCATCGAAGGCTCCCCGGCCTTCCGTGCCGGCCTCAAGACGAACGACCTGATCACCAAGATCGACGACACCGCCGTCAAGGGCCTGGCCCTCAACGACGCGGTCAAGAGAATGCGCGGCGAGCCGAGCACCCAGGTCACGCTGACCATCTTCCGCAAGGACGAGAGCCGCACGTTCCCGGTGACGATCACGCGCGAAGAGATCAAGACGCAGTCCGTGAAGGGCAAGGTGATCGAGCCCGGTTATGGCTGGATCCGCCTGTCGCAGTTCCAGGAACGCACGGTGGACGACTTCGTTCGCAAGATCGAAGAGGTCTATCGCCAGGAGCCCAACCTCAAGGGCTTGGTGCTCGACCTGCGCAACGACCCGGGCGGCCTGCTGGACGCAGCCGTGGCCGTCTCCGCCGCCTTCCTGCCCGAGAACGTCACCGTGGTGACCACCGACGGACAACTGGCGGAAAGCAAGGCCACGTTCAAGGCGGCACCGGAGTTCTACCAGCGCCGCGGCAATGGCGACCCGCTCAAGCGGCTGCCCGCCGCCCTCAAGAGCGTGCCCCTGGTGGTGCTGGTCAATGAAGGTTCGGCCTCTGCCAGCGAAATCGTGGCCGGCGCCTTGCAGGACCACAAGCGCGCCACCATCATGGGCAGCCAGACGTTCGGCAAGGGCTCGGTGCAGACGGTGCGCCCCCTGGGTCCGGACACCGGCATCAAGCTGACCACCGCGCGTTACTACACCCCCAGTGGCAAATCCATCCAGGCCAAGGGCATCGTGCCCGACGTGATGGTCGATGAAAGCGCCGAGGGCGATGTGTACGCATCGCTGCGCATGCGCGAGGCCGATCTCGAAAAGCACCTGACCAGCGGCCAGGGCGAAGAGAAAAAGGACGAAGCGCGCGAGAAGGCTCGCGAGGAAGCGCGCAAGCGCCTCGAGGAAGAAGCCAAGAAGCCCATCTCCGACCGCAAAATGCCTGAGTTCGGTTCGGACAAGGACTTCCAATTGGCGCAGGCGCTCAACCAGTTGAAGGGCCAGGCCGTGCTGGTGAGCAAGACGCAGACCGAACGCAAGGAAGAGAAGAAGGAAAACTAAAACCCCTTCTTGATTCACCGACGGCCGGGCACCTTTCAGGCGCCCGGCCTTTTTCATGGCCCTCTCCCCTCCCGCACACCGCCCGCGCCAGTTTCCAGCCCATGACAGACGATCAGCTACTGCGCTATTCGCGCCACATCATGCTCGACGAGATCGGGATCGAGGGCCAGGAACGCATCCTGGCTGCCCATGCGCTCGTGATCGGAGCGGGCGGGCTGGGCTCGCCAGCCGCCCTGTTCCTGGCCTCCGCAGGCGTGGGACGCATCACTCTGGTGGACGACGATGTGGTGGACCTGACCAACCTGCAGCGCCAGATCGCCCACACCACTGCGCGCGTCGGCGAGTCCAAGGTGCACTCCGCGGCCCAGGCGCTGCAGGCCATCAATCCGGGCATACGGATCGACGCGATCCATGCCAGGGCCGGCAACGAGTGGCTGGATGACTGGGTGGGCCAGGCCACCGTGGTGCTGGACTGTAGCGATAACTATGCAACGCGCCACGCGGTGAATGGCGCCTGCGTCGCCCACCGCACGCCATTGGTCACCGGAGCAGCCATCCGCTTCGACGGGCAGATCACGGTCATCGACCCTCGCAACCCGCAAGCGCCGTGCTACGCCTGCATCTTTCCGCCGGACACAGCGTTCGAGGAAACCCAATGCGCCACGCTGGGTGTCTTCGCGCCGATGGTGGGCATCATCGGCGCCATGCAGGCAGCAGAAGCGCTCAAGCTCATCGCGGGTTTTGGCGAATCCTTGGCAGGCCGCCTCTTGATGCTCGATGGGCGTTCCATGGATTGGACTGTGATGAAAATCCCTCGCCACATGCACTGCACCGTGTGCGGCGATGCCAAACCGTAGGAAGAATCCTACCGGCTCCGCATGTTGCTACTGGCAGAATGACACATTGGATCCCCATAAAGTGAAGCTGTGATCACATTCTCATTCTGCTGCCGTGATCCGGACTGGACCCCACAGTGAAACTGCGCACCTACATTGTTGAAGACAACGCCACCATCCGAGAAAATCTGATCGGTACGCTCGAGGAACTGGCGGAGGTGGAAGCCGTAGGCATTGCCGAAACCGAAGACGAAGGCAAGGAATGGCTCGCCAACAATGCAGGCCAATGGGATCTGGCCATCGTCGATCTGTTTTTGAGACAGGGAAGCGGTCTGGGGGTTTTAGCAGCATGCCGAAATCGCACGGCAGGCCAGAAGATGGTGGTACTCAGCAACTACGCCACACCGGATGTCCGCATGCGCTGCGCCCAACTCGGTGTGGATGCCGTCTTCGACAAATCCAACGAGATCGATGCGCTGGTGGAGTACTGCGTAGAACACAGCACCACACGCCAAGCCAATCCCAAATCCGCTGCTGGCTGACTGTTTTCTTCAAGCCGCAGGGTTGCGGCGCGCGGGCTAGCGGAAAGTCTTTTTCTATTCGTCCATTTTGAACGGCCACCGATTTCTCGGTGGCCGTTTCGCATGGTGCTGGTTCAGTCGATCAGCTTGTTCTTCAGCGCGTAATAGGTCAGGTCGCTGTTGGAAGACAGCGCCATCTTCTCCATCAGGCGCGTGCGATAGGTGCTGACGGTCTTCACACTGAGCGACAACGACTTCGCGATATCGCCCGCTGTTTCACCCTTGGCCAGCTTGAGGAACACCTGGAATTCGCGCTCCGACAATTGCTCATGCGGCGGTGCGTCGTCCTTGCGGTTGAGCTGCTGGGCCAGCAGGTCGGCCACGGCGGGGGTCAGGTAACGACGGCCCAGCGAGATGGTGCGAATGGCTTCGACGATCTCCTTGGGGTCGCATTCCTTGTTGAGGTAGCCGCTGGCGCCCTGACGAATCAGGTTGATGGCGTAATGCTCTTCCGGG encodes:
- a CDS encoding NAD(P)H-dependent glycerol-3-phosphate dehydrogenase; translation: MNIVVLGAGAWGTAMAVSAAAHPCAHAVTLWARDAQQVAGMQAARQNARYLPDIELPSSLALSAGDPLSLACGADLVVVATPMSALRGMLQALSALDVPVAWLCKGFEAAPPGGSAVGLMGHEVCAQVAPGLRSGALSGPSFAQEAARGQPTALVAASPHAAVRDLLVEAFHGPTLRVYANDDIVGVEVGGAVKNVLAIATGLCDGLDLGLNARAALITRGLAEMTRLGLALGARPDTFMGLSGLGDLVLTATGDLSRNRRVGQALAQGLTLAQAVDSLGHVAEGVYSARTVLARARHLQVDMPITEAVVALLDGQRTPRDAVALLMGRSPVAELSRP
- the secB gene encoding protein-export chaperone SecB, encoding MATEENPVFQIQRVYLKDLSLEQPNSPAILLEQEQPSVDIQLGVEATPVADGIFEVAVTATVQTKIKDKTVFLVEAKQAGIFEIRNIPEDQMGPIMGIACPQIVYPYLRGNVADTITRAGFPPVHLAEINFQAMYEQQQAQVASAAPSPIITQ
- the grxC gene encoding glutaredoxin 3, with product MQAVKMYTTAVCPYCVRAKQILKSKGVEEIEEVRVDLDPVARSHMMEITGRRTVPQIFIGDTHVGGHDDLVALDGRGGLMPLLGGAQADA
- a CDS encoding rhodanese-like domain-containing protein; translation: MKFIIDNWYLFFIALASGGMLLVPLLKDATGGSLTAARAVQLINREKGVVIDVCEPDEFAAGHVGGAKNIPLNQLEERLPQVVKNKALPIVLVCAKGPRAQRAVGIAKKLGYDNAQALAGGLKAWKDASMPVEKA
- the gpmA gene encoding 2,3-diphosphoglycerate-dependent phosphoglycerate mutase, producing MHQLVLIRHGESTWNLENRFTGWTDVDLTPTGVEQAKSAGRLLKAEGYEFDLAYTSMLKRATRTLWHTLDEMDRTWLPVHHSWRLNERHYGALQGLNKADMAKQYGDAQVLVWRRSYDTPPPALEATDPRSERGDLRYASLAPEQIPLTECLKDTVERVLPFWNESMAPAIRAGKRIVVAAHGNSIRALIKYLDGISDDDIVGVNIPNGIPLVYELDADLKPLRHYYLGDAEAAARAAAAVTSQGKA
- a CDS encoding S41 family peptidase, with the protein product MGHKLKIAGWVSIGVVAGALTTVSLQTVARGAMTPLPLEEIQQLSAVFGLVKTDYVEPVDDKKLITDAISGMVSSLDPHSQYFDKKSFKEFREGTSGRFVGVGIEITQEDGLIKVVSPIEGSPAFRAGLKTNDLITKIDDTAVKGLALNDAVKRMRGEPSTQVTLTIFRKDESRTFPVTITREEIKTQSVKGKVIEPGYGWIRLSQFQERTVDDFVRKIEEVYRQEPNLKGLVLDLRNDPGGLLDAAVAVSAAFLPENVTVVTTDGQLAESKATFKAAPEFYQRRGNGDPLKRLPAALKSVPLVVLVNEGSASASEIVAGALQDHKRATIMGSQTFGKGSVQTVRPLGPDTGIKLTTARYYTPSGKSIQAKGIVPDVMVDESAEGDVYASLRMREADLEKHLTSGQGEEKKDEAREKAREEARKRLEEEAKKPISDRKMPEFGSDKDFQLAQALNQLKGQAVLVSKTQTERKEEKKEN
- a CDS encoding HesA/MoeB/ThiF family protein — protein: MTDDQLLRYSRHIMLDEIGIEGQERILAAHALVIGAGGLGSPAALFLASAGVGRITLVDDDVVDLTNLQRQIAHTTARVGESKVHSAAQALQAINPGIRIDAIHARAGNEWLDDWVGQATVVLDCSDNYATRHAVNGACVAHRTPLVTGAAIRFDGQITVIDPRNPQAPCYACIFPPDTAFEETQCATLGVFAPMVGIIGAMQAAEALKLIAGFGESLAGRLLMLDGRSMDWTVMKIPRHMHCTVCGDAKP
- a CDS encoding response regulator, with product MKLRTYIVEDNATIRENLIGTLEELAEVEAVGIAETEDEGKEWLANNAGQWDLAIVDLFLRQGSGLGVLAACRNRTAGQKMVVLSNYATPDVRMRCAQLGVDAVFDKSNEIDALVEYCVEHSTTRQANPKSAAG
- a CDS encoding response regulator; this encodes MIKIGIVDDHAIVRSGLRQFLSEHVDLRVVGEASNGREAIDLVRAQEIDVLLMDLSMPGQSGLDALAMLRAKAPDMGILILSGYPEEHYAINLIRQGASGYLNKECDPKEIVEAIRTISLGRRYLTPAVADLLAQQLNRKDDAPPHEQLSEREFQVFLKLAKGETAGDIAKSLSLSVKTVSTYRTRLMEKMALSSNSDLTYYALKNKLID